CAAGGTAttagaatttaaattttaaCATTGGACTTAATATATAAGCAAAATCACTGAGGCTTAAATATGTTTAAATATAATGATCAGGATTAAATATAGATTAGGAATTTATTCAGCTTTGATTATACCGCAAGCCCAACGATCTCCCGAATTTCCAGTAGACGCAGAAAGAGGACTGCTGCCTCTTCCAAGATCATCTTCGCCAGAATGAATGACAATTGCACGTCCTATGATATTGTTATTTCCAgtaaaagaaataatagaatCTTTGATATTTACATCAGCAACTCCGCTTTCGTTTGCTAATATGTTACCTAGATCGCCAACATGTCTCACTGGACTATTTTGTCCACCGTGAGTGACCTAAAAGTAGAAATCAAAGATAGATTTCTTTTATAAGCATCATTTATAGCTCGGTCATATTTTATACGTAATTTACTAAGAATTGAATGCAAATTTTAATGTGgccttattattaaataataacttACATTCTCAGGATTGAAATGTGGACCGGTAGACATACAACCATCTCGTAAATCTCCCTTTTCGTGTACATGGATACCATGTAATCCTGGTGTAAGTCCATATACCTTTCCggtaatttcaattaaattatcCTCGCATTGAACCAAAGTTAGTTCCCCTgttacatttttcgttttagcATTATTTGGTACCAAATGGACGTGTGCAGCCTTTAGCTATGAGATATGAATTtcgtaatattaaataattatattaagtaatttataagagtataaattaatttctctttttaggaatatttcttaatttctttttaatgaaaCCGATATTTTGGCAAACATACCTGCGCAATGAAAGTGAGCAGTATGATTATTCGATTCATGGTGAAATattctgaaaataaaataaaataattatataatattgtatacaATTATTATATGGCAAAGGTTCcataaatttctataattttgaCCTACTTTGAGAACCGTTAAGTTAGAATTAAATTGATTATCGATTTGTTTATGAATCAATTTTTGATCTATAAATTACGAATTCTATCTGTTCATTTTAAATCtaaatgttaattaaaaagGAAGATCGAttatgttttaaaaaatatcaaaaaataattttagtttgaaaatatattcataccatgaaaaataaaaacttatataattatattaatagatACTAAAAATTACTTGTactctttttaacatttttttaaaataaaaatgacaaatCTACAATAACTATGATGATAAAATTATTCTTAAATTATAGTAACGtgcaaaataagaaaaataaaaaatttttatcaagCACGTAAACTTGTGAGATAATAGTCgattaaaagattaaaaataaatattacgccGTAAGCGAACGAACCGTTCAATCTTGGAGAATAAACGCAGAAAGTGAAAGGGACGTACTACATATGTACATTTATGCACGGATAATGACAAACTGGTTGCATGCTGTGCTGAAGGCCTACTTATACTATTCGTACTATTTGATGTATCCCCACTCGCTATTCCTTCAAAATGGTTATGAACAATTACTTCGAGAATGATCCTGCTCCATTAATTCAACTATTACCGCGACAAAATGATCGTCAATAATCTAATAATTTaccaattaataattttaataagttgaTGAACTATAacttataaatttctttttgcaattttatgtTAACTAGAATAATCAGATAACTTATAATTTGCAAAACTTACTTTGcaaattttttttgttttgttatattgaatttctcttttataatgcaaaataaattattgatatacgtatatattgtgACTTGTCactcgtaaaatttcactaataataTTTTAGTAAATTGACGAAGTTCAGGTTGGGCTCTGGAAAATTCTGCAAATTCCATGTCTTTTTCCTGATGATTGCATTAATGTATAAACATGAgtgtttatatacatataaacatgACGCAATATCGTAAAAGAATACTAGAGTTGCCAAGCAAATTTAAAGATTGAGTAaccccctttatatatatacacaaaaattgAATGGCCATGAAAAATATTCCCAGAACAACTTTCGTTTAATTCGTTATGTAGgtcttatttcaatatatttcaaGGACAAAAATAATTGTAAGACTAACGCTATTAAGAAGAATGCTATTATATTTGTCATCACGGCAATTTCCTTAAATCCTCAAAACATGTTATTATCTTTTAATTGGTTTATAATCCTTATTAATTTAAGAAAACTacttttgatcttttatttaTGTTGTAAAGATGAAAATTGTTTGCAACCATTTTCTACAACAAAATTGAAGATTATTTACAGCGTATGTGATGGTAGGTGGAGACAACTACGACGCAAATTGCTCTCTTTTGTTTGCTTGAATCCTTCTTCTAACGAATACCGgatattatatttgtaaagCACTGATTTTCAGTTCATCTACGTGAACGTGAATCATCTAATCTCAATTCATCCACGCAACAATGTTTCTTGCAGTTGAATAAAGCGCAATTCTTcaccttttttttcttcaatttgtTTTCTTCAACTTGACTTTTTGTTACCTCAACATTACTTTAATCTTTTACATTAATtttcaataaacaaaataaaattttatttttgtaacaCAATATTTTAAGATTACTTTCATTGAAAATTAAGTATATTTTCATGCTAAGTCACATTGCGTACAGCATTTTGCTCGTTCAACGCGCTTCCAGGGTCCACACATTTTTGAGCATTCcaaaaaaattttgtataatgcATATATGCACTTTTCaaattcacatttataaagtattcttaaatattactacatattttttatacatctGTTTAGTTTATCATCTTGGCTTTCAgtttttttatttctatgaGATATTTTACTACTTTTTTAGAATTAGAGcctattttgtaaaataattaaaaaattgtttcctCACAAATTAAAACGCGGATTTTCAAATAACAAAATGTTGTACAACGATAAAACACTTTATAAAGTACGATGCACGATTGACACAAACCTACCGATGTTGTGGCAATACTGACCGATTATTTTTCACCCTCTCGAAATTtcgacatatatttattttgctAATCATTTGTCACAAGAATATGCAAGGCTCCGTTGCCTTGGTAACGTAACAGAAAgatcaatttatttttaatttcttgagCCGTCTATACGCGCATATGAAAAAACattaaaacaaaatatctcgtGACCTATGTGTTAAGTATATTTTCATGCTAAGTCATAGttacataattaaattaatgttttatcGTAGGTATCATTTATATGATTATACTGAATCTCTTCTTCGATTTGTTCAATTTTTTCAACTCGGTATCCATCGTGACGCGtatcgttttcttctttcttagaATATTCTCCCAATTAAACGAATGCTGAAACGGATGCTTCTGTAAATCAGCTAACACTTTAGCCTGCGTTTCCATAAAATGGTAAATGATCTCTTCATTCGGGTCAATTCGTTGCATTTCCTTAAAATTCATTAGAGAAAGAATCATAAATGAAAAAAGATCATAATTAAAATACGGTAAGGACATCCTCTAATAATATTAATCGATCGATCATAGTACACAGTAGCTGACGAAACTATTTGGACACTTCTATCAAAACTTTTATATCCATgttgtatgtaaaatattttgaaacattagcactgtaataaGACATAACTGTCATGATTAtactgatcaaatttgaaaCTTCAGTTCTGtgtaacatatataatatattcataaaaggtgcCTGTACAAGTGTTCCACTACTTTCATCAGAAAAATTAGACGCGATATAAGACACATAACAATGGCCAATAATAAAGaacaatagtaataataatgaaaGTCATGTAAATGCTCGGAAAGCtctctttaaaatatttaggtGTATTGTATTCAACATCTTTTTTCTTGTAACGATGTAATAATGATACAATGATTATGCAATAAGACGAAACGAGATGAATAAATTGGACGTTGTGATATAGTGTGTTAAGTTATTATTGACCTTCTGATGATTCTCCATAGGCAAATTAGATCAGTTATATCCAAGTTTACCTTTTTTAGTATTCTAAACtatcaaaaatttaaaaaaagattctGAAGTATTTAACTCCTCTACTACAGTTAATCGCCTCTAATAAAATTACTCTGTTAATCCGCGTTAATCGTATGCTCTTCGAATCATTTTTGATGAAAAAATTCAGAGATAAAATTTTGTAGTAGTTTGCCTATAGAATCTGCCTATGGAGGGATTATCATAGAATTTTCTGCTATATGTTTCAAACTATAATCCAACTTTCGTCATTCCATTTACCATCATTTCCTCTTCGAGTATAGTGTCCTCCACAGTAACTGGTTTATCGATTCTTCCTGGCACTGGCGCCACGGAAATTCGTTTGGTCTCTGGCTGATGTTTAGGGAAGAAAAGGTTTTTGGTGTGCTCAAAAATACTTTCTTGCATTTTTAATGTCTGCCgtaattttttcttcttcctttctgcATCCTGCCGTAATCTTAGAATAGGTTCACGCTGCCTTTCGAGGTCGTCTTTCTTTAAACCTTTCTTCTCCAGAAGCACTTGCTGCATGTGCTTCAACTCCCTTGTTTTCCATCTTTCACGTGATTCTTCAATCATATCCCATGTTTTCTAAAAAATCGTCCCAATTAACGAtcaaataacagtttaaattctttttcttattattattacattaaaaaGAAGTCCGGTTCTATAAGCTGATCTTTTTCTTTTAGTAATATTAGTTTTTAGTAATATTAGTTTAGTAACATTAGTTTAGTTATATTAGTTTAAAAGAAACATACTAAGCCTTTTTTTAGAGGCTCTACTAAAGGTCCAGCTTCCATTGTTTTAGTGGTGACTGctttctcttcttcctcttgtTTCTTCCTCTCtgcttttctttgtttttctttgaTCTCCTTATAAGCCGTTTGTGTCCATCTCTCTAACCATTCCCTACAGCTCTTTACCTGGAATTACCCGTCCGAATGGGTTAATAACCCATTCAAAGCTAATGAGTATGCCATgagaaaaaaattgtaattgtattcgaaaagataaaaaaattattctgAAGAAGttgaagaattaaaatattacaatcctgaaaaattgtataatacaaagtttaaaatatcatttcatTTTGTACAAATTTACCCTTTTAACTTGGCGTTCGATAAAATTACTCATCCATTCTACACAAGCGGTGTCCTTCTTGAAAAAAACATCGGGAGCGAGAAACATCCTTAAGATACCATTGAAATCGCAAAATCCTACGCATTGTGGAGTCAAATATAATTCGTGTGTGTATATCCCTGTAATTATGCGACCTGACAGACTCTGCATGACGCATGGTTCTTCTGTTTTCACCATGAAATCCCATAATTCGACGGTACCATCTAATCGTGTTAGAATTACTATCGTGGGGCGATAACTACCCCAAGAAATAGCAGTGAGGCTATATAAAaggataaattatttttttgtatataaaagtaaaggaaaagAACGTGATAAGTTACATTTTCTTTTACAGGGGAACAGTTTTAAAAGTCAATACAAGATGACTATTCATGTTGTATACTAATTTCTCACTAATATCTTCGTGTCAAATATCTCAtagcttctatatacatttctaGATTAGGTTCAATATAATCAAGACACTCGTGTCTCATTATAATGTTAATGAAATGtcgaaatgttttatataatacatacaacatatatatatacatataaattttctcTAACTGTACAAATGCTTCCGAGAGCTATTATATTCGAGAGACATTATATTTCGAGAGCATTATAATTACAATgaaatgttttaaaaatccgAAATGTACCTAACTTGTGATTTCTTCCAAAATAACGGTATACCAATATCCTCCTTCCAAATAGCGAATATTTTGCCACCTATGGTTGCAAGCCACGATGTATTTAGTCTAGATCTAACAGAATGTGTTATAGGACCATCGTGTATTCTTTTAAACCAACACCATTGACATACTTccgtattaatatttaaatctgTTGTGAAATCGTATCCCTCCCACGTGATACAACCAAAATCGCCTAGAAAAtcaaatgtaattaaattaaaattaaattaatgatttaaaaatatacaaggcGTTTGATTTATCTTGTATTgcttaatattttacaattattttatatacaaaaaatTGTACCAAGACAAAGAAATTTAAGATAAACctgtgtaataaaaataaatataatatataattaatatatataaatacaaaaatacctACAGCAAAATAcctactttttctttttataaattgttTTTTTATACCTTCAACAGTACCGACATGTATCATCGGTTTCATCACATAATCTGGTTTCTTGATAACATTTTCAAAATACCTCCGGATAGTTACATCTTGCGTTGATGGAGCAACGTCAGTGCgttttttcataaatttcgGTGCATACATGCTCATAGTAGTTATTACTACGTTTCGACTTTCGTTTGGATGTTGGATTGTCAAGACATAATAGGGCTTGAAAATACGGTCCAGTACTTTAAACGGAGATATCGACTTTGCCAATGCTTCTGGTCTTATTACggtctctttccttttctcctttttctccttcttatACATCTGCCAtcttataaataataacaatttcTGATTAACTCGCTAGTAAAGATTAATTCAATAAGAAACTGTAAACCATATTTTAATTTCCGATTaattccttcttttttatttaatttatgaaaGTGCATAATCGTGAACGAATAAACTTTTCTGATCGAAGCTAAAAAAGGTATAAAACAGATGAAAATGATGACTTATTAAAAAACAATATTCATCATATATTtatgtaacaaaataaaataataagggATAACATTTCATTTCTGGAGAACcttcattttaatttaattagtttATATTTAATGGCAAATACTTGCACTTTAAGTAAATCGTATTCTAGTTTCTGAATGTGTAATCTCCTTTTCTCTCTAATAATATTGATCACAAAGTTAAaataaacatatattttttataatgatAAGAAAAACTGGAAGATTATTTGTTTATCGGGTAAAAATTGTATATCAActcaatattaaaaaatatataaaaactcGATATTAACTTCTATAATCTAATTATAACGAATACTCTGTTTTAGatgttttctatattttatatgtctTAGTTTTTAAGTATTTTTGAAATGCTCAAAGCGTGCTCCTATTTACATACTCGTACTAGGGTTAAAGTactctaaaatattaaattaattatgatATCCTCACAACATGTATAATAAGTAATGAATcgaatttacttaaaaaaaagaCCAACTTTTCATCTAACTTCAAGTTCCAGAAAGCGATCGTACCATCCTCGCTTGCAGTTACAAATTGCGACGATAAATCATTGACACTAGTGTCTTCTGGCAATGATGTAATTCTGCCACTGGAATCAAGCTGATCATACGGAGAAATCCATATAATCTGAGTAATAGCCGCCTTCTGGCTCTCTTTTAACGAGGACATTGCAGTAGGTCTGATTACGGACGTTCCAATTACTTCCTGCATCCATATGGTCAAAGTCTTTATCGCGATTCTATGCTTGATTTGAGCAGCTGTATACACAATTACCGCTTCCACTTTTTCGATTTTACCTGGGATGTGCCATAGTACGATCTGTAATAGTTTAAACATGgtattttataaacataaaacattaaaattattagtaattgAGGACATTAATTGATAagtacatttttattaatttttttcattttaatgttaaattataattatattgtacATTAAATATTGTTATGAAATactcatattttttaataatagtcTTCTTAGCACTTTAGATTATTAATACTTAACTGGCCATTTGCGCAACCACCTACGATCAGATTTCCATCTAGTGGACTCACAGCTACGGATGTCACTTCCCTTGGACATTCAAGAACCAATTTTGGTGTCAAACGATCGTTGAACGACCATACGAGAACAAAATTATTGTCGCAAGCCTTAACTACCTGGGACGGAAAATTCGAGATTTACTatcttaaaaatttaagaaatctaAGAAATTGGAAGAAAGACATCTTTTTTGTAGATTCACCTCTTCGTTAGATTTAGGTCCAATTAGATGTTGACTCTTTGAGTAGCTCGTGTAGGCAGCAAACGCTATACCAGACCATAATGGATGCCAGCAAAGGTCATTGATGACTTTATTAGCCACGTGCTGTTCGTCGTGAAAGCTCAAGTGTTCCTCATAGCTTACAGGTATCGGCCACTGTGTGTCTCTTATATTCCTCACTAAATTGCCATAATCGTTCGTGTAAATGTCCCAAGTAGCATTTAACAACAACTACAATAGTATAAAGACAAAAATAGAcgaattatattacatattatatattattattagattGAAAAAAAACTAACTTGATCGCACACATAGTCACTGAAACGATGAAGGAAGCTCCTCAAAGATTCTACTTTATCTGGCGTAAATTTCGATATATCCGGAGACTTATATTCATATTTGTACTGAACCCAACAATTTGTAAATACCGAAAGAGCCGTTTGAGTTTTCACGTCTCGAACATCCGGAGTAACTTGAGTCATATTATTTAACAGTTTACGTGGAATATTTTCAAAGATTTGACGGTAAGGGAGAAGTTCGATGTATCCATCTCTAACATCGTCTACTTTTCTGTCTTCGAATTGGAATGATGCATTGAATATATCTGCTGTTCCTATTACCTAAAATGAACCGATGATGTACGCAATACATTATCATCCAAAAGTGaacatttacttatttttaaCAGAATGTAATATAATTGCAAAATTATCAAAAAGAATATTCAGGACGACTTTATCTTAAAAAtcgtaaaatattacattatatatatatatatatatataattatataccatagaTTCCCTATATGTGTATAGTAAAAGTCCATCTCATTCtccaaaattatattaataaaaagtgACACGTTTGTTACAAAAAACTCTTTTCTTCATTCTAGTATTGCCTACATGATAAAAGTACTTTCATTCATTCCCTTATTTCGCCTTCCACTTTTTTACCTCGATCTCTAACAGCGGTCTAGTATTCTTAACGATGGACGCCTCGATCTCTACACTGCTGTTAAATTCCTGCCATTTCCCTAACGGTTTATAGACGGCGGTCCTCACACGACTTTCATGTTCCTCTCTTTGTTTCTGAATTTGTTCGATCACAGCATCTCGACCATCCTCCGTCAAGCATATGTAGAACTGACCTTCTTCGGTTAACGATGGAACATAACCGATTAATATCTTCGAATTCGGAAACATTCGAATCTCGTTTTTTATTGGCAGGAAATCGCTACTGTCTTCGTGGAGATCTATATTGTCTTCAATGATTTCTTTCCGAACGTATACCCAAGGATACTCGGTGCTAACGTTTTCTCCTATGACACAGCCAACTACCTTTTGCGTTAGAGACGACAAGTTGATCCTTGCTATACCTGGTGCACCCTGAACAAGAACGTACTACTTAATAGGTTGTTTATTTGATCTAAAAAAGACCAGTGATCGAATAAGAACATAATTGAGGAGTTTTTTGGGCGGAAGAaccaataaaacaatataaagaaataaaatgacaTTGATTTGGATTACTAGTGAAACAGAATAGCGAATTTCTTTCGGTGGTTCGGGTACATAATCCACCGAAGCAAGACGTAGAAGATCGCTGGTTGATGGACCGGAAGCAGAATAAGAATCTAAATCGAAAATCGTTCTTCGCCTTTCTTTTAATGTACTTATGTCCAAGCGTACTGTTTCCTTTGCTTCCTTTTCCCAATCTATGGTTTCGCTAGAAATAGCTTCACAgaaaattctaattaattatatttataacgtttcataaaattaattagttatgGTTAATTAAAGAGTTTACTATTGATTGACAAAATGAAGACTAACACTTTACTGCTTCCGTCCAGTCCTTTTCATATTTAGGCATGTATCCATAATCTTCAGCTTCGGAATAATCGTCATCATACATGGCATCTTCTGCTGGCGCAGAATATTCCCTTTTCCTTGATTCTTCAACTGTACTTTCATATTCTCCCTGTTCAGTTTCTTCATTTTGAAGAATTTTGTCATCTTGATTAGGTTGCTCAtcttgtttctctttctcttcattATGAGGCCCATGTTCATCAGCCATTATATTTCAGTTAATTATGCGAAAATAGtagaaaaatgatataaataatattaaattatttaaacacgTTAAACAGAAATTTGTACATACATTTCTGTCACACGTGACGTTGTCGACTATGCTATGACAGGaatctgacaaatatatatgtattgtattCGATTTATAATCGTACCACGAATGAGGTACTGAACGAGATGTGAGATCTTAATATTGACATACGAATACCTCTACAATACTTGTTTATCCTATTACAGAGCATACACTGCTTTTACATGTATCAATTAATCTTTGgtaaacgatgccaagctaaggaTTACGCTACTTGTAGTCCAATTTAGGCTTCAATAAACTctgttctttcttttatttaagctgtagaaatatagaattttatgtTTTTCGGAATTTCATAGGAAAATTTACTTTCAATTTAAACATTGATTAGGCATATATAATCACTGATTAGTCAATATATGTATTTGACTTTATCGACTATCGgtaacttttttttaaattttaagttataaaatgtatatatatacgtatataaatataaacatatacatatatacatataaaaacatatttcgcaacaaataaataatttgataaCAAATCTAGTATACCTTTAAGATACGGTAGAATAATAATTCCGTTACATCTTACATTgcattttaaaaaatgtatgaaCATTAAATTCTGCCAATGTGTTTAAAAAGTTCACGTTTTATTCCATCAAATTGGAATTTAAATATTctctatataattattaatatcttaTCTTAAATAATGTGATGGTAGTATGTAATATGCTATAAGATAAtccaatattttacaatataatataatatgataagTACTATATAGTATAGTAGCATGTATATGTGACCATGTATGTGTGTCGCAGTGTACGTATGAGTAATACACTAGTGAAATGACTCCAGTGAGAGCGTGAGAGAGAATCAGTAACAGTTTCAACAACGCGTCTCGCTTAGGAGTACCTTCTCGTATGTTGCTCTCTGAAAGGGCAATGATACGATGAATACTATCAGGTGTTTTGTGTTCGTTTTCGCAATTGCAAGTAATTCATTCACCTCTGCGTGTaagtacatattattattaactgtATGAAATTTTTCCTCCGTAAGAGAAATAATTTTCCTAAAGATGATTCAATGCAGCCAAGCCCATTTTACAACATGGCGTAGTAGAGAATTAATGTATGATAAACTTATTGAAAAACGAGCAAACTTTTGTTTCTAATTCAACCAATCCATGAACCAATATTCAACTTAAGATTTAATATTCTTTAGAACTTGAGAAATGTATTGCATTACGATCATACATTTATCGTTCCCTAATGTATGAATGTACATATATTGTTAGAGAAGCATGATATTTTATACTgattacataaaataaaattctttaatcctattattaaaaattgataggtattttgtattatataaaatgaacgtattatattgaatttataatttttaaaaaattactttaatgatatttgatatgttgatgtatattatattattaatttaaatgtaatttttaattagaTGATGAATGTAACGATCCACTTTTGGACAGAGCTCACTTAACAGCTACCACATCATTACCTAACAGAGGTCCAAAAAATGCCAGGCTTAATGGTAAAgcttttctaattttttttgtGATATTATATATTGCATTTTCCCTTAGTTATATTGTTCAATAACATTTCTTATGTTATCTTCTTGTACAAGTTTAGAAACATTTGATAATTTGTAGTTTGTTGCTTGCTATCTATATATCATATTTTGAAAACGTATGTGATGATGTATACCTGTTACTAAGATTGCTTTTCTTTgtctatatttattattaagttTAATAGCAATACAGGTAGTGTATTATCCACATATTATGTATCTGTATATTTAAGGTTAGACATGAAATTTGATTTGTTTGAAAAGACTTAAAACTTAAAGAAATGCAATTCTCATCGACACCCACATACATTAGCCAATTAAAAGAACTCCAGACCTGAATTAGGTAAAATGAACTCACTGACTCATTGCAGAGTTATTCTGTGCATCTGATTTCTTCTTAAGCAACAAGCACTAGTCACACAAATGatcattattaataattaattaataatcctTTAATGAATACTttatcaattaaaaataaatattgttatttattataaaagtaaTCCAATGTCTTCTGTCTATTTGCTCCAGGTGGATGCTAAAGAGTAGCCTGGTTTTTTAAAAGACAAGAGCCTTTAAAAAAAGCAGTGCTTTAATAAAACAGAAGCAAATAACAGTTTGCAGAACTTTAACCTGATTATAAATCAgagttaaaattaatattagtaAACATGTTTCAAAGTATTCGGTGGGCATTCAATTGGAAGGAATGGAATCCCAGTGAAAAGGACTTTGCTTATGCTATTTCTTGCATACAGTTAGAAGAGAAACAAAGATTAGGCAGATTTGTGTTTCGTAAAGATATTAGGGCT
Above is a genomic segment from Bombus vancouverensis nearcticus chromosome 13, iyBomVanc1_principal, whole genome shotgun sequence containing:
- the LOC117159480 gene encoding dynein axonemal intermediate chain 3 isoform X3; translation: MYDDDYSEAEDYGYMPKYEKDWTEAVKSISSETIDWEKEAKETVRLDISTLKERRRTIFDLDSYSASGPSTSDLLRLASVDYVPEPPKEIRYSVSLGAPGIARINLSSLTQKVVGCVIGENVSTEYPWVYVRKEIIEDNIDLHEDSSDFLPIKNEIRMFPNSKILIGYVPSLTEEGQFYICLTEDGRDAVIEQIQKQREEHESRVRTAVYKPLGKWQEFNSSVEIEASIVKNTRPLLEIEVIGTADIFNASFQFEDRKVDDVRDGYIELLPYRQIFENIPRKLLNNMTQVTPDVRDVKTQTALSVFTNCWVQYKYEYKSPDISKFTPDKVESLRSFLHRFSDYVCDQLLLNATWDIYTNDYGNLVRNIRDTQWPIPVSYEEHLSFHDEQHVANKVINDLCWHPLWSGIAFAAYTSYSKSQHLIGPKSNEEVVKACDNNFVLVWSFNDRLTPKLVLECPREVTSVAVSPLDGNLIVGGCANGQIVLWHIPGKIEKVEAVIVYTAAQIKHRIAIKTLTIWMQEVIGTSVIRPTAMSSLKESQKAAITQIIWISPYDQLDSSGRITSLPEDTSVNDLSSQFVTASEDGTIAFWNLKLDEKWQMYKKEKKEKRKETVIRPEALAKSISPFKVLDRIFKPYYVLTIQHPNESRNVVITTMSMYAPKFMKKRTDVAPSTQDVTIRRYFENVIKKPDYVMKPMIHVGTVEGIKKQFIKRKSDFGCITWEGYDFTTDLNINTEVCQWCWFKRIHDGPITHSVRSRLNTSWLATIGGKIFAIWKEDIGIPLFWKKSQVSLTAISWGSYRPTIVILTRLDGTVELWDFMVKTEEPCVMQSLSGRIITGIYTHELYLTPQCVGFCDFNGILRMFLAPDVFFKKDTACVEWMSNFIERQVKRVKSCREWLERWTQTAYKEIKEKQRKAERKKQEEEEKAVTTKTMEAGPLVEPLKKGLKTWDMIEESRERWKTRELKHMQQVLLEKKGLKKDDLERQREPILRLRQDAERKKKKLRQTLKMQESIFEHTKNLFFPKHQPETKRISVAPVPGRIDKPVTVEDTILEEEMMEMQRIDPNEEIIYHFMETQAKVLADLQKHPFQHSFNWENILRKKKTIRVTMDTELKKLNKSKKRFSIII
- the LOC117159480 gene encoding dynein axonemal intermediate chain 3 isoform X1 translates to MADEHGPHNEEKEKQDEQPNQDDKILQNEETEQGEYESTVEESRKREYSAPAEDAMYDDDYSEAEDYGYMPKYEKDWTEAVKSISSETIDWEKEAKETVRLDISTLKERRRTIFDLDSYSASGPSTSDLLRLASVDYVPEPPKEIRYSVSLGAPGIARINLSSLTQKVVGCVIGENVSTEYPWVYVRKEIIEDNIDLHEDSSDFLPIKNEIRMFPNSKILIGYVPSLTEEGQFYICLTEDGRDAVIEQIQKQREEHESRVRTAVYKPLGKWQEFNSSVEIEASIVKNTRPLLEIEVIGTADIFNASFQFEDRKVDDVRDGYIELLPYRQIFENIPRKLLNNMTQVTPDVRDVKTQTALSVFTNCWVQYKYEYKSPDISKFTPDKVESLRSFLHRFSDYVCDQLLLNATWDIYTNDYGNLVRNIRDTQWPIPVSYEEHLSFHDEQHVANKVINDLCWHPLWSGIAFAAYTSYSKSQHLIGPKSNEEVVKACDNNFVLVWSFNDRLTPKLVLECPREVTSVAVSPLDGNLIVGGCANGQIVLWHIPGKIEKVEAVIVYTAAQIKHRIAIKTLTIWMQEVIGTSVIRPTAMSSLKESQKAAITQIIWISPYDQLDSSGRITSLPEDTSVNDLSSQFVTASEDGTIAFWNLKLDEKWQMYKKEKKEKRKETVIRPEALAKSISPFKVLDRIFKPYYVLTIQHPNESRNVVITTMSMYAPKFMKKRTDVAPSTQDVTIRRYFENVIKKPDYVMKPMIHVGTVEGIKKQFIKRKSDFGCITWEGYDFTTDLNINTEVCQWCWFKRIHDGPITHSVRSRLNTSWLATIGGKIFAIWKEDIGIPLFWKKSQVSLTAISWGSYRPTIVILTRLDGTVELWDFMVKTEEPCVMQSLSGRIITGIYTHELYLTPQCVGFCDFNGILRMFLAPDVFFKKDTACVEWMSNFIERQVKRVKSCREWLERWTQTAYKEIKEKQRKAERKKQEEEEKAVTTKTMEAGPLVEPLKKGLKTWDMIEESRERWKTRELKHMQQVLLEKKGLKKDDLERQREPILRLRQDAERKKKKLRQTLKMQESIFEHTKNLFFPKHQPETKRISVAPVPGRIDKPVTVEDTILEEEMMEMQRIDPNEEIIYHFMETQAKVLADLQKHPFQHSFNWENILRKKKTIRVTMDTELKKLNKSKKRFSIII